A genomic window from Lycium barbarum isolate Lr01 chromosome 4, ASM1917538v2, whole genome shotgun sequence includes:
- the LOC132637293 gene encoding uncharacterized protein LOC132637293, with amino-acid sequence MLLVEVAKIRLQAYRDEEWDSLIARVSLFCIKHEILVPNFEEPYVSSLRSRRRLGDNKVCHHYRVEVFCNIIDWKLQELKDRFGEATTDLLHEISCLNPIDSFSSFDIRKIMKMAKLYPNDFNEFNMGSLENQLLSYIIDVRDVDERFSNLKGLCDLSKKLVQTKKHSNYPLVFRLVKLALLLPVATASVERAFSTMKFIKNDLQSQMSDDFLAFFGALSRKRCI; translated from the coding sequence ATGTTACTTGTTGAAGTAGCCAAAATAAGGTTGCAAGCGTATAGGGATGAAGAATGGGATTCTCTTATTGCTAGGGTGTCTTTGTTTTGTATCAAGCATGAAATTTTGGTACCTAACTTTGAGGAGCCATATGTTAGCTCTTTAAGATCACGAAGGAGACTTGGTGACAATAAAGTCTGTCATCATTATCGTGTTGAGGTATTTTGCAATATTATTGATTGGAAACTTCAAGAACTTAAAGATCGTTTTGGCGAAGCAACGACTGATTTGCTTCATGAAATTTCTTGTTTGAATCCAATTGACTCGTTTTCAAGTTTTGACATCAGGAAAATAATGAAAATGGCTAAATTATATCCTAATGACTTTAATGAATTCAATATGGGTTCTCTTGAGAATCAACTTCTAAGTTACATTATTGATGTTCGTGATGTTGATGAAAGGTTCTCCAATCTAAAAGGGCTTTGTGATCTTTCGAAAAAATTAGTTCAGACAAAGAAGCATTCAAATTATCCTCTTGTATTCCGCTTAGTGAAACTTGCTTTGCTTCTGCCGGTTGCCACTGCATCTGTTGAAAGAGCTTTTTCAACAATGAAGTTTATCAAGAATGACTTGCAGAGTCAAATGAGTGATGATTTTTTAGCGTTTTTTGGTGCCTTATCTAGAAAAAGATGTATTTAA
- the LOC132637294 gene encoding uncharacterized protein LOC132637294: MTSPMIQKDIVSACKTETIKAILEELNGHYFSLLVDESFDVSRKEQMAIVLRYIDRNGFVMERLLDIVHVQDTSALSLKRAIVNLLAQHSLSLSYVRGQCYDGAINMQGEINGLKMLIRQESRSAHSIHCFAHQLPLTLVAVSKKCIEVGKLVVLVSNIMNVLGSSFKRMDEFRDSQKERIQEALDLGDLTTGRGLNQELGLARACDPCWGSHFKSFNNFILMFGSILNVLESLVLDARLLDERAKAMGYLEACRTYKVAFMLHSMRDVFSNHK; the protein is encoded by the coding sequence ATGACTTCTCCAATGATTCAAAAAGATATTGTGAGTGCTTGTAAGACAGAAACAATTAAAGCTATTCTTGAGGAATTAAATGGTCACTACTTTTCTTTACTAGTTGATGAGTCTTTTGATGTGTCACGCAAGGAGCAAATGGCTATTGTCTTACGATATATTGATAGAAATGGATTTGTGATGGAGCGGCTTCTTGACATTGTTCATGTTCAAGATACTAGTGCTTTATCTCTAAAGAGAGCAATTGTTAATTTACTTGCTCAACATTCCTTAAGTCTATCATATGTGCGTGGACAATGTTACGATGGGGCAATCAATATGCAAGGTGAGATCAATGGCCTTAAAATGTTGATTAGGCAAGAAAGTAGATCGGCCCATTCCATTCATTGTTTTGCTCATCAACTTCCACTAACTCTTGTTGCGGTCTCGAAAAAATGTATTGAAGTGGGAAAACTTGTAGTGTTGGTTTcaaatattatgaatgtattgggATCTTCTTTTAAGCGTATGGATGAATTTCGAGATTCTCAAAAAGAAAGAATTCAAGAGGCATTAGATTTGGGTGACCTTACAACCGGTAGGGGCTTGAATCAAGAACTTGGTCTTGCAAGAGCTTGTGATCCGTGTTGGGGATCTCATTTTAAATCTTTCAACAATTTTATTCTTATGTTTGGCTCTATTCTTAATGTTCTTGAATCACTTGTTCTTGATGCACGATTATTGGATGAAAGAGCCAAGGCAATGGGATATCTCGAAGCTTGTCGAACATATAAGGTTGCGTTCATGTTGCATTCGATGAGGGATGTTTTTAGCAATCACAAATGA
- the LOC132637295 gene encoding uncharacterized protein LOC132637295, with protein MASSSQRSVKKYFTKVPKSSVASSSQPNQEANANHSEVPLPSSQEFDLSTLNYDPGERTPILDYHPNHRDVIRRAYLINGPCQPRLLQHEYPETNISGSMRLFNSEWFDDVYHDWLEYSVSKDAVYCLYCYLFKGYNTNQGGGEIFSTVGFKSWQKKKNLGKHIGLPNSPHNQSKTKCQDLLRVQQSIHLHLRCNLVNLSMRIWSA; from the exons ATGGCTTCTTCG TCTCAACGTTCAGTGAAGAAGTATTTTACCAAAGTACCGAAATCAAGTGTAGCTTCTTCTAGTCAACCTAACCAGGAAGCAAATGCCAACCATTCAGAAGTACCATTACCTTCTTCTCAAGAATTTGATTTGAGTACTTTAAATTATGATCCGGGTGAAAGAACCCCAATCTTGGACTATCATCCAAACCATCGTGATGTTATTAGAAGAGCATACCTTATTAATGGTCCTTGTCAACCTCGGTTGCTTCAGCATGAGTATCCTGAAACGAATATTTCTGGATCAATGCGCCTTTTTAATTCTGAATGGTTTGATGATGTATATCATGATTGGTTGGAGTATAGTGTTAGTAAAGATGCAGTCTATTGTTTGTATTGTTATCTATTTAAAGGCTACAACACCAATCAAGGTGGGGGTGAAATATTTTCAACTGTTGGGTTTAAGAGTTGGCAGAAAAAGAAGAATCTTGGAAAACATATTGGTCTACCGAATAGCCCACATAACCAGTCAAAAACGAAATGTCAAGATTTATTGCGGGTACAACAGTCTATTCATTTGCACTTGAGATGCAATTTAGTCAATTTAAGCATGCGTATTTGGTCCGCTTAA
- the LOC132637296 gene encoding uncharacterized protein LOC132637296, which produces MYIYFAAIPLHSLASSVTVFNGLNFSEWHEQVQFHLGVMELDLALLKEKPTAITDTNSEDEKFFHKAWERSNKLSLMFMRMIIANNIKSTIPQTESAREYLKFVEERFRSADKSLAGTLMAELTTMKFDGSHSMQNHIIEMTNIAASRC; this is translated from the coding sequence ATGTATATCTATTTTGCAGCTATTCCTCTTCATTCGCTTGCTTCATCTGTTACTGTGTTCAATGGATTGAACTTCTCTGAATGGCATGAACAAGTCCAGTTCCACTTAGGTGTGATGGAACTTGACTTGGCTCTGCTGAAAGAAAAACCCACTGCTATTACTGATACAAACAGTGAGGATGAGAAGTTTTTCCATAAAGCATGGGAACGCTCTAACAAATTGAGCCTTATGTTTATGCGAATGATTATTGCCAACAACATTAAGAGCACTATTCCACAGACAGAAAGTGCTAGGGAATACCTAAAGTTTGTGGAAGAACGTTTTCGTTCTGCTGATAAGTCTCTCGCTGGTACACTAATGGCTGAACTCACGACcatgaagtttgatgggtcgcATAGTATGCAAAATCATATCATCGAGATGACTAATATTGCAGCTTCAAGATGCTAA